Proteins from a single region of Pseudopedobacter saltans DSM 12145:
- a CDS encoding DUF4175 family protein, with protein sequence MSYNSLIAKIDDFIRKYYLNKVLRGSIWLVFAFLIPYLIIIIAEYYGYFPPKLKTGLFYIFCLGQLLIAYFLVIKPLLKYFKLGKVISYERASEIIGEHFSDIQDKLINTLQLHKSATENPQHKDLILAAIEQKSNQMQPIPFVSAIKISENKKYLPYAVIPLFIIIILAIIAPAILKEGTTRIINHNKTYVRQAPFKFRIQNKKLEAVQGEDFKLELKLSGDKIPQDIYLIDGQNSFKLKKEDILNFSYIFKNIQQSKTFQFKAGDYYSESYNLIVHKKPLLIGSSISLLYPAYLQRGNDKNVNLGDLIIPEGTRIIWNLKTENTERIGFNIDNKNIVLTDKNNSFTISHIAKESSSFAIRLNNIDNEDEAIKHQINVIPDQYPQIEIEERPDSLNSRVIYFMGRISDDYGLNQLSFHYQIKNPSNKSGNGKNYKVPIKFTGKTSSNFFYFWPLNTLNLQEGDELSYYFQISDNDGVNGSKITKSPQKIYKSPTVSESFEKANQSTAQVKQKMQSAIRQSQKIQQDAQKLNQELLNTKSLDFEQKKQIEELLDKQEKLEKLLKEISDENKKNILERSQIEKDKELLEKQKQIQELFDNVLDEKTKELLKNLQKLMDEKNKDLPQQNDMKQMQSDNKSLQKELDRILELYKKLESEQKLNEQIQKLEDLADKQLQNSKENDIRKQAEIQKQFEEIKKGLQEAKQKNDALDRPDNYDLKEQQQQDIDKKINDALKQLQQNNKQQASGSQKDAGKKMQDLAQQLKEMQQESSEEQISVDMKSLRQLLQNLLRSSFNQESVMLEMKSTDGSSPKFTELGKKQREISDNLKMVEDSLFSLSKKVPQISTAVNQEVTQIRENLNSTLENIPDRNIAQINKNQQYALTSINNLALMLSEALQQLQNAMKNAKSGGKGKPQPGMSELSKMQEELNKNMQKAKEQMQKEGSEPGKPGKSNISRQFSEMAKQQQMIRQTLQELNQKMNKDGTGKSGNLEKIMKEMEQTETELVNKRITEQSLLRQQDIQIKLLEAEKAEREREQDKDRESKSGKDFAPNYNLILKEYNELKRKDSELLKTVPPSLNNFYKTKSNQYLEKLKSEE encoded by the coding sequence ATGAGTTACAACTCGCTAATAGCTAAAATTGATGATTTTATCAGAAAGTACTATTTAAACAAAGTACTAAGGGGCAGTATTTGGCTGGTTTTTGCTTTTCTTATACCTTACCTCATCATAATCATCGCCGAGTATTATGGCTATTTTCCACCTAAACTTAAAACCGGATTATTCTATATTTTTTGTCTGGGACAGTTACTGATAGCGTATTTTTTAGTAATAAAGCCTCTGCTCAAATATTTCAAGCTTGGTAAGGTTATTAGCTATGAAAGAGCGTCGGAAATTATTGGCGAGCATTTTTCAGATATACAGGATAAACTAATCAACACGTTGCAATTGCACAAGTCTGCAACGGAAAACCCACAACATAAAGACTTAATATTAGCTGCTATCGAGCAAAAATCTAATCAGATGCAGCCAATACCCTTTGTTTCTGCAATCAAAATAAGCGAAAATAAAAAGTATCTCCCCTATGCGGTTATCCCCCTGTTTATCATCATTATATTGGCTATTATAGCTCCTGCTATTTTAAAAGAAGGAACAACAAGAATTATTAATCATAATAAAACTTATGTAAGACAAGCTCCTTTTAAGTTTCGAATACAAAACAAAAAATTAGAAGCAGTTCAAGGCGAAGATTTTAAGCTGGAATTGAAACTTAGCGGAGATAAAATCCCTCAGGATATTTATTTGATTGATGGACAAAACAGCTTTAAACTGAAAAAAGAAGATATTCTTAATTTCAGCTACATTTTTAAAAATATTCAGCAGAGTAAAACTTTCCAATTTAAAGCGGGAGATTATTATTCCGAAAGCTATAACTTAATTGTTCACAAAAAGCCCTTATTAATCGGATCATCTATTTCTTTATTATATCCAGCTTATCTTCAAAGAGGGAATGATAAAAATGTGAATTTAGGAGATTTGATCATTCCGGAGGGAACCAGAATTATCTGGAATCTGAAAACAGAAAATACAGAAAGAATAGGTTTTAATATCGATAATAAAAACATTGTTCTGACTGATAAAAATAATTCCTTCACTATATCTCATATTGCAAAAGAATCCTCTTCATTTGCTATCCGACTGAATAATATTGACAATGAAGACGAAGCAATAAAACATCAGATAAACGTAATCCCTGATCAGTATCCTCAAATAGAAATCGAAGAACGTCCGGATTCTTTAAATTCCCGGGTGATTTATTTTATGGGAAGAATAAGTGATGATTACGGATTAAATCAGCTTAGCTTTCACTATCAAATTAAAAATCCCAGTAATAAATCCGGAAATGGCAAAAACTATAAAGTTCCTATTAAATTCACAGGGAAAACCAGCAGTAATTTCTTTTATTTCTGGCCTTTAAATACACTTAATTTACAAGAAGGGGATGAATTGAGCTATTATTTTCAGATTAGTGATAATGATGGCGTAAATGGATCCAAAATAACAAAAAGCCCGCAAAAGATATATAAATCCCCTACTGTAAGCGAAAGTTTCGAAAAGGCGAATCAAAGCACTGCACAGGTGAAACAAAAGATGCAGTCTGCAATAAGACAGTCTCAAAAAATACAACAGGATGCACAGAAGCTAAACCAGGAATTGTTAAACACAAAATCTCTTGATTTTGAGCAGAAAAAACAAATTGAAGAACTGTTGGATAAACAGGAGAAACTGGAGAAATTATTGAAAGAGATTAGTGATGAGAATAAGAAAAATATCCTCGAAAGGAGCCAAATAGAAAAAGATAAGGAATTGCTGGAGAAGCAAAAGCAGATTCAGGAACTGTTTGATAATGTGCTGGACGAAAAGACCAAAGAATTGCTTAAAAACCTTCAAAAACTGATGGACGAAAAAAACAAGGATCTTCCTCAGCAAAATGATATGAAGCAAATGCAAAGCGACAATAAATCTTTACAAAAAGAGCTGGATAGGATTTTAGAATTGTATAAGAAATTAGAATCGGAGCAAAAACTGAACGAGCAAATCCAGAAACTGGAAGATCTTGCCGATAAACAATTGCAAAACAGTAAAGAAAATGACATTCGGAAACAGGCCGAAATCCAAAAGCAATTCGAAGAAATAAAGAAGGGCTTACAGGAAGCTAAACAAAAAAACGATGCACTGGACCGGCCCGATAACTATGATTTAAAGGAACAACAGCAACAGGATATCGACAAAAAAATAAACGATGCTTTAAAGCAGCTGCAACAGAACAACAAACAGCAGGCAAGCGGTAGCCAAAAAGATGCGGGAAAGAAAATGCAGGACCTGGCTCAGCAGCTAAAAGAGATGCAGCAGGAATCTTCGGAAGAGCAGATTTCTGTAGATATGAAATCTCTGAGACAGTTGTTGCAAAACTTGCTTAGATCATCCTTTAATCAGGAAAGTGTAATGCTGGAAATGAAATCTACCGACGGATCGAGTCCTAAGTTTACAGAGCTTGGAAAAAAACAGCGGGAAATCTCAGATAATTTAAAAATGGTTGAGGATAGTTTGTTCAGTTTAAGTAAAAAAGTTCCTCAAATATCTACAGCAGTAAATCAGGAAGTAACACAAATCAGAGAAAACTTAAATAGTACATTAGAAAATATACCAGACAGAAATATAGCGCAGATAAATAAAAATCAGCAGTATGCGCTCACCTCGATCAATAACCTGGCTCTTATGTTGAGCGAAGCTTTGCAGCAATTACAAAATGCCATGAAGAATGCAAAATCGGGAGGTAAAGGAAAGCCCCAACCTGGTATGTCCGAACTTTCCAAAATGCAGGAAGAGCTCAATAAAAACATGCAGAAAGCCAAAGAGCAAATGCAAAAAGAAGGCTCTGAGCCCGGAAAACCAGGCAAAAGCAATATAAGTCGTCAGTTTTCTGAAATGGCTAAACAGCAACAAATGATCAGGCAAACTCTGCAAGAGCTTAACCAAAAAATGAACAAAGATGGAACGGGAAAATCTGGAAATCTGGAAAAAATAATGAAAGAAATGGAACAAACAGAAACGGAACTCGTAAACAAACGTATTACGGAACAGTCTCTGCTTAGACAACAAGACATCCAGATAAAATTATTAGAGGCAGAAAAAGCAGAAAGGGAAAGAGAACAAGACAAAGACAGAGAAAGTAAAAGTGGTAAAGATTTTGCTCCTAATTACAACTTAATATTGAAAGAATATAACGAACTTAAGAGGAAAGATTCTGAGCTTTTAAAGACAGTGCCACCTTCGTTAAATAATTTTTATAAAACGAAAAGCAATCAGTATCTTGAAAAGTTAAAATCAGAGGAATAG
- a CDS encoding ABC transporter permease, which translates to MNIAFYIAKRYLFSKKSTNAINIISGISMLGVFVGSAALIIILSVFNGFEDLVLSMYNYHSPDLKIEPKTGKVFDPTTSDFEKVKSLNNYVSYTQVLQEKALLRYGNYQFIGQIKGVSDDYLKDPYVDSSLVNGEFILKDDYANYAVIGSTVQYVLGVNINDQIRKLEIYSPIKGRKSSFSAAEEFVSEQLQPVGVFQVQQEENNMAIIPLNTARILVGEDKNVSYIEIFLKDPEQSDAIKKKIEQILGNKFLVKNRIQQNELLYKVLNSEKWAIYFILTFVLIIAIFNIIGSLTMLVIDKRKDIAILNSLGAPKKLINRIFLLEGLMISLFGCLGGLIIGTIFCLLQQHFGLISMGDGNLLISAYPIKIRLLDYLLVFITVFFISFIASYISSRLSTKRFEQLRTDL; encoded by the coding sequence TTGAATATTGCTTTTTACATAGCCAAGAGATATTTATTCTCAAAGAAGTCTACAAATGCCATTAATATCATTTCTGGTATTTCTATGCTTGGCGTTTTTGTAGGAAGCGCCGCTTTAATCATCATACTTTCTGTTTTTAATGGTTTCGAAGACCTGGTTTTATCAATGTATAATTACCATTCTCCGGATCTTAAAATAGAACCCAAAACCGGTAAGGTATTTGACCCAACAACCTCTGATTTTGAAAAAGTTAAATCGCTGAACAATTACGTTTCCTATACCCAAGTCTTACAGGAGAAAGCGCTTTTGCGCTATGGAAATTACCAGTTTATTGGTCAGATAAAAGGCGTAAGCGATGATTATCTTAAAGATCCCTATGTTGACAGTTCTTTGGTGAATGGTGAATTTATTTTAAAAGACGACTACGCAAATTATGCGGTGATAGGTTCTACAGTACAATATGTTTTAGGTGTAAATATTAACGACCAGATACGTAAACTGGAAATATATTCTCCGATAAAAGGAAGAAAAAGTAGTTTTTCCGCTGCCGAAGAATTTGTTTCGGAACAATTGCAACCTGTTGGAGTCTTTCAGGTGCAACAGGAAGAAAACAACATGGCGATAATTCCCTTAAATACCGCCAGGATATTGGTTGGGGAAGATAAAAATGTAAGTTATATAGAGATTTTCTTAAAAGACCCAGAGCAATCTGATGCCATAAAGAAAAAGATAGAGCAAATTTTAGGAAACAAGTTTCTTGTAAAAAATAGAATACAACAGAACGAACTTCTTTACAAAGTGCTTAATTCTGAAAAATGGGCAATCTATTTCATTCTTACTTTTGTTCTTATTATTGCTATTTTTAATATTATTGGTTCTCTTACCATGCTTGTTATCGACAAACGTAAGGATATAGCCATATTAAACAGCCTTGGAGCCCCTAAAAAGCTTATCAATAGGATTTTCCTTCTGGAAGGATTAATGATTTCTCTGTTCGGCTGTTTGGGCGGATTGATTATAGGAACTATTTTTTGTCTATTGCAACAACATTTTGGGTTGATCTCTATGGGTGACGGAAATTTATTAATAAGTGCCTATCCAATAAAAATCAGATTACTAGACTATTTATTGGTTTTTATAACCGTTTTCTTCATTTCTTTTATTGCATCATATATAAGTTCCAGATTGAGTACGAAAAGATTCGAACAATTACGTACTGATTTATAA
- a CDS encoding MBL fold metallo-hydrolase codes for MLKLQQFVNNPYQENTYVLSDETGSCVIIDPGMYNATEQNAVVNYIKENNLKPEILLNTHCHIDHVLGNKFVFDIYGLRPQIHKGELQLLHAVPSYAPQQGFNYEISPEPEAFLTEEDTVKFGNSILKIIFAPGHSPAHLCFYHEESKTLIGGDVLFYGSIGRTDLPGGNFETLISSIKNNLFILPDDTKVYPGHGPATTIGFEKANNPFLR; via the coding sequence ATGTTGAAGCTGCAGCAATTTGTAAATAACCCATATCAGGAAAATACTTATGTCCTTTCTGACGAAACAGGCTCTTGTGTTATTATAGATCCGGGAATGTACAATGCAACAGAACAAAACGCTGTTGTAAATTATATAAAAGAAAATAATCTTAAACCCGAAATCTTACTTAATACACATTGTCATATCGACCATGTGCTGGGAAATAAGTTTGTTTTCGACATTTATGGGCTGAGACCACAAATTCATAAAGGTGAGCTGCAATTGCTTCACGCTGTTCCATCTTATGCCCCTCAACAAGGTTTTAATTACGAAATATCTCCTGAACCTGAAGCTTTCTTAACTGAAGAAGATACCGTAAAATTTGGAAATAGTATTTTAAAGATCATTTTTGCGCCGGGCCACTCTCCTGCTCATTTGTGTTTTTACCACGAAGAGTCGAAAACTTTAATTGGTGGAGATGTGCTTTTTTATGGCAGCATCGGCAGAACTGACTTACCGGGAGGAAACTTCGAAACATTAATCAGCAGTATTAAGAACAACCTTTTTATACTACCAGACGACACAAAAGTATATCCGGGACATGGACCTGCAACAACAATAGGTTTCGAAAAAGCTAACAATCCATTTTTACGATAA
- a CDS encoding alpha/beta hydrolase, translating to MKKTLSILCFLLCSSFAFSQGFFTYIDRSTQFFETLNENKFKEAQLFFDPSLYNKIKPESLEAMWKQITAGLGKFESVEGAQNKSQDSLQSVILDCKFAYGSQPFQFVYNNNAKMIGFFIVPVKQVPQYKPATYSDSSKYKASFINIKSGNFDLPGMLTLPKSGEKFPLVIFVHGSGPSDMDETVGQHKPFKDLAEGLAMQGIASIRYVKRTMLYGQSFVNKSYTLKEEVEDDLQKALEYAQSLPEIDKSKIYIFGHSLGGMVAPRFASQHPELKGIILAAAPARAFGDIAVEQYQYLEKASQDTSAQTKKIFAEAIQEAKKGASIKTNALPKDTLAMGLPISYWLDLNSLNQVATAKKLKNRILVIQGGNDYQVTLTDYNLWKSALKGKNVTFKLYPMLNHLFSFVSEKGTGAQYQEPGNVEAVLVTDLANWILEEK from the coding sequence ATGAAGAAAACGCTTTCAATTTTGTGTTTTTTATTGTGTAGCAGCTTTGCTTTTTCGCAAGGGTTTTTCACCTACATAGATCGTTCTACCCAATTTTTTGAAACATTAAACGAAAACAAGTTTAAAGAAGCTCAATTGTTTTTCGATCCCAGTTTGTATAACAAAATCAAACCGGAATCTTTGGAAGCTATGTGGAAACAAATTACGGCGGGATTGGGAAAATTTGAGTCGGTGGAAGGCGCTCAGAACAAGAGCCAGGATAGTCTACAATCTGTCATTTTAGATTGCAAATTCGCCTATGGTTCGCAGCCATTTCAGTTTGTTTATAACAACAATGCAAAAATGATCGGTTTTTTCATTGTTCCTGTTAAACAGGTTCCGCAATATAAACCAGCAACTTATTCAGATTCTTCAAAATACAAGGCAAGTTTCATCAACATAAAGTCCGGCAATTTTGATTTGCCGGGTATGCTTACCTTACCTAAAAGCGGAGAAAAATTTCCGCTGGTTATCTTTGTTCACGGTTCAGGGCCTTCTGATATGGATGAAACCGTTGGGCAACATAAACCTTTTAAAGATTTGGCAGAAGGCCTGGCTATGCAAGGAATCGCGTCTATCAGATACGTAAAAAGAACTATGCTCTATGGCCAATCTTTTGTCAATAAATCCTACACTTTAAAGGAAGAGGTAGAGGATGACTTGCAAAAAGCATTAGAATATGCACAAAGTCTTCCGGAAATTGATAAAAGCAAAATATATATTTTTGGACATAGTTTAGGCGGAATGGTTGCTCCGCGCTTTGCCAGCCAGCATCCGGAATTAAAAGGAATAATTTTAGCTGCTGCTCCCGCGAGAGCATTTGGAGATATAGCAGTAGAGCAATATCAATATTTAGAAAAAGCTTCGCAGGATACAAGCGCTCAAACTAAAAAAATATTTGCAGAAGCCATTCAGGAGGCGAAAAAAGGAGCTTCAATAAAAACCAATGCACTTCCTAAAGATACTTTAGCTATGGGGCTGCCAATTTCTTATTGGTTAGATTTAAATTCTCTAAATCAGGTTGCTACAGCAAAAAAACTAAAAAACCGAATTTTGGTTATTCAGGGAGGAAATGATTATCAGGTTACTTTAACAGATTATAATCTTTGGAAATCGGCTTTGAAAGGCAAAAACGTAACATTTAAGCTTTATCCAATGCTAAATCATTTATTTAGCTTTGTTAGCGAAAAAGGTACCGGCGCACAATATCAGGAACCGGGGAATGTAGAAGCTGTTCTGGTAACTGATCTGGCAAATTGGATTTTAGAAGAAAAGTAA
- the gldD gene encoding gliding motility lipoprotein GldD, whose amino-acid sequence MKFGIYIICVFLGLVSCSDNGNYAPKPRGYFRIDFPEKSYREFSSDAPYTFEYPVYAEMYPDSSKDSRKNWYNLAFPGFNARLHISYYSFNNEKELEELTEDSRKLAFKHTVKATGIDEALIKNKEKKVYGVYYTIEGNTASLLQFYLTDSIKNYLRGALYFNEKPKFDSIQPVETFIRKDLDKMISTFKWK is encoded by the coding sequence ATGAAATTCGGTATATACATTATCTGTGTCTTTTTAGGCCTTGTTTCTTGTTCCGATAACGGAAATTATGCCCCAAAACCAAGAGGATATTTTAGAATCGATTTCCCAGAAAAATCATATAGAGAATTTTCATCTGACGCTCCTTATACTTTCGAATATCCGGTTTATGCAGAGATGTATCCTGACAGTTCAAAAGATTCGAGAAAGAATTGGTATAATCTAGCTTTCCCTGGTTTTAACGCCCGCCTACATATAAGTTACTACAGTTTCAACAACGAAAAAGAACTGGAAGAACTTACTGAAGATTCCAGAAAGCTTGCCTTTAAACATACAGTTAAAGCTACAGGAATAGACGAGGCTTTAATAAAGAATAAGGAAAAGAAGGTTTACGGGGTTTATTATACTATTGAAGGCAATACCGCTTCATTGTTACAGTTTTATCTGACAGATAGCATAAAAAATTACCTTAGGGGAGCACTTTATTTCAATGAAAAACCTAAATTCGACTCTATCCAGCCAGTGGAGACTTTTATAAGAAAGGATTTGGACAAAATGATTTCAACTTTTAAGTGGAAATAG
- a CDS encoding shikimate dehydrogenase family protein — protein MKKFGLIGYPLGHSFSEKYFTEKFNNLGLIDHCYKLYPIEVMANGFPKLLEENPLLCGINVTIPHKIEVMGFLDEIDEAAAAIGAVNCIKITRTADNKKNLKGYNTDAYGFESSIKPFLEPHHKKALILGNGGAAKAVKYVLGKLGIEYKFVSRNPKEGMLSYADLTKEILEDYHIIINSSPVGTYPNVTEKPELPYEFISDKHLFYDLIYNPAETVFLAKGREKGAKTKNGYEMLELQAEKSWEIWNE, from the coding sequence ATGAAAAAGTTTGGATTAATTGGATATCCTTTAGGACATTCATTCTCTGAGAAATATTTTACAGAAAAATTTAACAATCTGGGCTTGATTGACCATTGCTATAAACTTTATCCTATTGAAGTTATGGCCAATGGTTTCCCTAAATTATTAGAAGAGAATCCTCTTCTTTGCGGTATAAACGTCACTATACCGCATAAAATTGAGGTGATGGGATTTCTAGATGAAATAGACGAAGCTGCCGCTGCTATTGGCGCCGTTAATTGCATTAAAATCACCAGAACTGCAGACAATAAAAAAAATCTAAAGGGCTACAATACTGATGCCTATGGTTTTGAATCTTCCATTAAACCTTTTTTAGAGCCACACCATAAAAAAGCTTTGATATTAGGTAACGGCGGTGCTGCAAAAGCGGTAAAATATGTTTTGGGAAAATTGGGAATTGAGTATAAGTTTGTATCAAGAAATCCAAAAGAAGGTATGCTTTCTTATGCCGACCTAACAAAGGAGATTCTGGAAGACTACCATATAATTATAAACTCCAGTCCGGTCGGAACTTATCCCAATGTTACCGAGAAACCGGAATTACCTTACGAATTTATCTCTGATAAACATTTGTTTTACGACCTGATCTACAATCCGGCAGAAACTGTATTTCTTGCGAAAGGTCGGGAAAAGGGAGCCAAAACAAAAAATGGCTACGAAATGCTGGAGTTGCAGGCTGAAAAATCCTGGGAAATTTGGAACGAGTAA
- a CDS encoding phosphosulfolactate synthase, with protein MNYTLNNIPERTIKPRDKGITMVMDKGLSLRQAEDFLEVAGIHTDIIKLGWATSFVTPNLEEKLKLYKEANIPVYFGGTLFEAFIVRDQFDDYRRTLDKFGMEYAEVSDGSIDINHEEKCQFISKLSEQVTVISEVGSKDATKIFAPYKWIQLMQAEINAGSWKVIAEAREGGNVGIYRDSGEVRQGLVDEILTQIPEEKIIWEAPQKAQQVWFIELIGTNVNLGNIAPAEVIPLETIRLGLRGDTFNHFLNQK; from the coding sequence TTGAATTACACACTAAATAATATTCCTGAGCGCACAATCAAACCAAGGGACAAAGGAATCACAATGGTGATGGACAAAGGCCTAAGCCTACGTCAGGCCGAGGATTTCTTAGAGGTCGCTGGAATTCATACAGACATTATTAAATTAGGTTGGGCGACTTCTTTCGTTACACCAAACCTCGAAGAAAAATTAAAACTCTATAAAGAAGCCAATATCCCGGTATATTTTGGAGGAACTTTATTCGAAGCTTTTATCGTAAGAGATCAATTTGATGATTATAGACGAACTTTAGATAAATTTGGAATGGAGTATGCCGAAGTTTCAGACGGCTCGATAGATATCAATCACGAGGAAAAATGTCAGTTTATTTCGAAACTAAGCGAACAGGTAACTGTAATTTCTGAGGTTGGCTCTAAAGACGCTACCAAAATTTTTGCTCCGTATAAATGGATTCAGTTGATGCAGGCAGAAATAAATGCCGGTTCCTGGAAAGTAATCGCCGAAGCCAGAGAAGGAGGAAATGTTGGAATTTACCGCGACTCTGGAGAGGTTAGGCAGGGTTTGGTAGACGAAATCTTAACGCAAATCCCGGAAGAGAAAATCATCTGGGAGGCTCCGCAAAAAGCGCAACAGGTTTGGTTTATCGAATTAATAGGTACTAACGTTAATTTAGGAAATATAGCCCCGGCAGAAGTAATTCCATTAGAAACTATCCGTTTAGGGTTAAGAGGAGATACTTTCAATCACTTCCTAAATCAGAAATAA
- a CDS encoding tetratricopeptide repeat protein, with amino-acid sequence MEEEEFEFEFSEDPKHSVERFEEMVRNDDHYFFDSHVFDNIIDYYIEKNEPSKALRVIEYAVSQHPFVVTFLTKQAQLYLIMNNLPKAFESLNKAELLEPSDSDIFLLRGNIYENLGRYDEALEALFKALEHTDMQEEVLMQIAYVYQNLGDYEQAIEYLKRCLQKNMENQDALYELAFCYDVLDKQDESIQFYQQYIDNEPYSYAAWYNLGNAYHKYEMFEKAIDAYDYALLIKEDFSSAYFNKGNTLIQLNKFEEAIEVFKQTFDYEMPDAHTYCAIGECYEKLEKMEEARNYYKKAVKISSALADAWYGIGVTLDFEQRYFESLHYYKKALKIDESNPDYWFAIADAYYKLKNLDESEKAYEKVVELNPLDVDAWLDYSSVSFEQKDLKKCIEIIAEGIKNNPEAPELHYRLVAYLFADGQAKEALTQLHKALSIDPEKHYLLFEYLPMLQNNKVIIDIINSFRR; translated from the coding sequence ATGGAAGAAGAAGAATTTGAGTTTGAGTTTTCTGAAGACCCTAAGCATTCGGTAGAGAGATTTGAGGAAATGGTGCGCAACGACGACCATTATTTCTTTGATTCCCATGTTTTTGACAATATCATAGATTATTATATCGAAAAAAATGAACCATCAAAGGCTTTACGGGTAATAGAATATGCCGTCTCTCAGCATCCATTTGTTGTAACTTTCTTAACAAAGCAGGCACAGCTTTATCTAATCATGAATAATCTGCCGAAAGCATTTGAGTCGCTAAATAAAGCAGAGCTTTTAGAACCATCGGATTCTGATATCTTCCTATTAAGAGGCAATATATACGAAAACCTCGGTCGTTACGACGAAGCTTTGGAAGCACTGTTTAAAGCTTTAGAACATACAGACATGCAGGAAGAGGTGCTTATGCAGATTGCATATGTATATCAAAATCTTGGCGACTATGAGCAGGCGATAGAATATTTAAAAAGATGTCTGCAAAAAAACATGGAAAATCAGGACGCTCTCTACGAACTTGCATTTTGTTATGATGTTTTAGATAAACAGGATGAAAGTATACAGTTTTATCAGCAATATATTGATAATGAGCCCTACTCATATGCGGCCTGGTATAACCTGGGGAATGCCTATCACAAGTATGAAATGTTTGAAAAAGCCATTGATGCTTATGATTATGCCTTGCTAATAAAAGAAGATTTTTCTTCTGCTTATTTCAACAAGGGTAATACGCTGATCCAGTTAAATAAGTTTGAAGAAGCTATAGAAGTTTTTAAACAGACTTTTGATTACGAAATGCCTGATGCGCACACTTATTGTGCGATTGGCGAGTGTTACGAGAAACTCGAAAAAATGGAAGAGGCCCGTAATTACTATAAAAAAGCTGTTAAAATAAGCAGCGCTTTGGCTGATGCTTGGTACGGCATAGGCGTAACTCTTGATTTTGAGCAACGTTATTTTGAATCGCTTCATTATTATAAGAAAGCATTAAAAATAGACGAAAGCAATCCTGATTACTGGTTTGCTATTGCAGATGCTTACTATAAATTGAAAAATCTGGACGAATCTGAGAAGGCTTATGAAAAGGTTGTTGAACTAAATCCTTTAGATGTTGATGCCTGGTTAGATTATTCTTCTGTTTCTTTTGAGCAAAAGGATCTTAAAAAGTGTATCGAAATTATTGCAGAGGGAATTAAGAACAATCCGGAAGCCCCCGAATTGCATTACAGACTGGTTGCCTATCTTTTTGCAGACGGACAGGCAAAAGAAGCTTTGACTCAATTACATAAGGCATTAAGTATTGATCCCGAGAAACATTATTTGCTTTTCGAGTATTTACCCATGTTACAAAACAATAAGGTTATAATAGATATCATTAATAGTTTTAGGCGCTAA